From the genome of Diceros bicornis minor isolate mBicDic1 unplaced genomic scaffold, mDicBic1.mat.cur scaffold_67_ctg1, whole genome shotgun sequence, one region includes:
- the STK11 gene encoding serine/threonine-protein kinase STK11 isoform X1, with protein MDAADPQQLGIFTEGELMSVGMDTFIHRIDSTEVIYQPRRKRAKVIGKYLMGDLLGEGSYGKVKEVLDSETLCRRAVKILKKKKLRRIPNGEANVKKEIQLLRRLRHRNVIQLVDVLYNEEKQKMYMVMEYCVCGMQEMLDSVPERRFPVCQAHGYFCQLVDGLEYLHSQGIVHKDIKPGNLLLTTGGTLKISDLGVAEALHPFAEDDTCRTSQGSPAFQPPEIANGLDTFSGFKVDIWSAGVTLYNITTGLYPFEGDNIYKLFENIGKGDYTIPGDCGPPLSDLLRGMLEYEPARRFSIQQIRQHSWFRKKHPPAEEPVPIPPSADCKDRWRGMTVVPYLEDLHGCADDADDDLFDIEDDIIYTQDFTVPGPGGGGRSERTEPGPAQGRVHERHGVGPAEHQIEGGAPGQCRLQPCPQGLLSQQQDPPAVGLQAAVSTAARRELPLDHLAVLVCQHQNQLGGRPAGRGGSRGLIPPGGETHRAALASAQPFLGSKRLTAPCDPASVSPLHSGPQGCRAFAGPGVTPLLPLSTACLQEPQPGATAWVLLRLPAECWPTTQEGHHALHADRLGKPGVLEGGAGGQQGLGSGPPRGPWT; from the exons ATGGATGCGGCGGACCCGCAGCAGCTGGGCATATTTACGGAGGGCGAGCTGATGTCCGTGGGCATGGACACGTTCATCCACCGCATCGACTCCACCGAGGTCATCTACCAGCCCCGCCGCAAGCGGGCCAAGGTCATCGGCAAGTACCTGATGGGGGACCTGCTCGGGGAGGGGTCGTACGGCAAGGTGAAGGAGGTGCTGGACTCGGAGACGCTGTGCAGGAGGGCCGTCAAGATCCTTAAGAAGAAGAAGTTGCGGAGGATCCCCAATGGGGAGGCCAACGTGAAGAA ggagaTCCAGCTCCTGAGGAGGCTGCGGCACCGGAACGTCATCCAGCTGGTGGACGTGCTGTACAACGAGGAGAAGCAGAAGAT GTATATGGTGATGGAGTACTGCGTGTGCGGCATGCAGGAGATGCTGGACAGCGTGCCTGAGAGGCGGTTCCCCGTGTGCCAGGCCCACGG GTACTTCTGCCAGCTGGTGGACGGCCTGGAGTACCTGCACAGCCAGGGCATCGTGCACAAGGACATCAAGCCGGGCAATCTGCTGCTCACCACCGGCGGCACGCTCAAGATCTCCGACCTGGGCGTGGCCGAG GCCCTGCACCCATTTGCCGAGGACGACACCTGTCGGACGAGCCAGGGCTCCCCTGCGTTCCAGCCGCCCGAGATCGCCAACGGCCTGGACACCTTCTCTGGCTTCAAGGTGGACATCTGGTCAGCAGGGGTCACGCT CTACAACATCACAACGGGCCTGTACCCGTTTGAGGGGGACAACATCTACAAGCTGTTTGAGAACATTGGGAAGGGGGACTACACGATCCCGGGCGACTGCGGCCCCCCGCTCTCGGACCTGCTGAGAG GGATGCTGGAGTACGAGCCGGCCAGGAGGTTCTCCATACAGCAGATCCGGCAGCACAG CTGGTTCCGGAAGAAGCACCCGCCGGCCGAGGAGCCGGTGCCTATCCCGCCGAGCGCGGACTGCAAGGACCGGTGGCGCGGCATGACGGTGGTGCCCTACCTGGAGGACCTGCACGGCTGCGCCGACGACGCGGATGACGACCTCTTCGACATCGAGGACGACATCATCTACACTCAGGACTTCACGGTGCCCG GTCCCGGAGGAGGAGGTCGGTCAGAACGGACAGAGCCGGGGCCTGCCCAAGGCCGTGTGCATGAACGGCACGGAGTCGGCCCAGCTGAGCACCAAATCGAGGGCGGAGCGCCGGGCCAGTGCCGCCTCCAACCCTGCCCGCAAGGCCTGCTCAGCCAGCAGCAAGATCCGCCGGCTGTCGGCCTGCAAGCAGCAGTGAGCACGGCTGCCCGCAG GGAGCTGCCCCTGGACCACCTTGCGGTGCTTGTCTGCCAGCATCAGAACCAGCTTGGAGGGAGGCCCGCAGGCAGAGGTGGGAGCAGGGGGTTGATCCCACCAGGCGGGGAGACTCACAGGGCAGCCCTCGCATCAGCgcagcctttcctgggctccaAACGGCTGACAGCCCCGTGTGAtccagcctcagtctccccgcTCCACAGTGGGCCTCAAGGATGCAGAGCGTTTGCTGGGCCAGGAGTGACCCCTCTTCTGCCCCTGTCTACAGCCTGTCTCCAGGAGCCCCAGCCAGGTGCCACGGCCTGGGTCCTCCTCCGTCTTCCTGCCGAATGCTGGCCCACCACCCAGGAGGGCCACCACGCTCTCCATGCCGACCGCCTGGGGAAGCCGGGGGTCctggagggtggggctgggggacagCAGGGACTGGGGTCCGGCCCCCCTCGAGGCCCGTGGACATGA
- the STK11 gene encoding serine/threonine-protein kinase STK11 isoform X2 translates to MDAADPQQLGIFTEGELMSVGMDTFIHRIDSTEVIYQPRRKRAKVIGKYLMGDLLGEGSYGKVKEVLDSETLCRRAVKILKKKKLRRIPNGEANVKKEIQLLRRLRHRNVIQLVDVLYNEEKQKMYMVMEYCVCGMQEMLDSVPERRFPVCQAHGYFCQLVDGLEYLHSQGIVHKDIKPGNLLLTTGGTLKISDLGVAEALHPFAEDDTCRTSQGSPAFQPPEIANGLDTFSGFKVDIWSAGVTLYNITTGLYPFEGDNIYKLFENIGKGDYTIPGDCGPPLSDLLRGMLEYEPARRFSIQQIRQHSWFRKKHPPAEEPVPIPPSADCKDRWRGMTVVPYLEDLHGCADDADDDLFDIEDDIIYTQDFTVPGPGGGGRSERTEPGPAQGRVHERHGVGPAEHQIEGGAPGQCRLQPCPQGLLSQQQDPPAVGLQAAVSTAARRELPLDHLAVLVCQHQNQLGGRPAGRVSPLHSGPQGCRAFAGPGVTPLLPLSTACLQEPQPGATAWVLLRLPAECWPTTQEGHHALHADRLGKPGVLEGGAGGQQGLGSGPPRGPWT, encoded by the exons ATGGATGCGGCGGACCCGCAGCAGCTGGGCATATTTACGGAGGGCGAGCTGATGTCCGTGGGCATGGACACGTTCATCCACCGCATCGACTCCACCGAGGTCATCTACCAGCCCCGCCGCAAGCGGGCCAAGGTCATCGGCAAGTACCTGATGGGGGACCTGCTCGGGGAGGGGTCGTACGGCAAGGTGAAGGAGGTGCTGGACTCGGAGACGCTGTGCAGGAGGGCCGTCAAGATCCTTAAGAAGAAGAAGTTGCGGAGGATCCCCAATGGGGAGGCCAACGTGAAGAA ggagaTCCAGCTCCTGAGGAGGCTGCGGCACCGGAACGTCATCCAGCTGGTGGACGTGCTGTACAACGAGGAGAAGCAGAAGAT GTATATGGTGATGGAGTACTGCGTGTGCGGCATGCAGGAGATGCTGGACAGCGTGCCTGAGAGGCGGTTCCCCGTGTGCCAGGCCCACGG GTACTTCTGCCAGCTGGTGGACGGCCTGGAGTACCTGCACAGCCAGGGCATCGTGCACAAGGACATCAAGCCGGGCAATCTGCTGCTCACCACCGGCGGCACGCTCAAGATCTCCGACCTGGGCGTGGCCGAG GCCCTGCACCCATTTGCCGAGGACGACACCTGTCGGACGAGCCAGGGCTCCCCTGCGTTCCAGCCGCCCGAGATCGCCAACGGCCTGGACACCTTCTCTGGCTTCAAGGTGGACATCTGGTCAGCAGGGGTCACGCT CTACAACATCACAACGGGCCTGTACCCGTTTGAGGGGGACAACATCTACAAGCTGTTTGAGAACATTGGGAAGGGGGACTACACGATCCCGGGCGACTGCGGCCCCCCGCTCTCGGACCTGCTGAGAG GGATGCTGGAGTACGAGCCGGCCAGGAGGTTCTCCATACAGCAGATCCGGCAGCACAG CTGGTTCCGGAAGAAGCACCCGCCGGCCGAGGAGCCGGTGCCTATCCCGCCGAGCGCGGACTGCAAGGACCGGTGGCGCGGCATGACGGTGGTGCCCTACCTGGAGGACCTGCACGGCTGCGCCGACGACGCGGATGACGACCTCTTCGACATCGAGGACGACATCATCTACACTCAGGACTTCACGGTGCCCG GTCCCGGAGGAGGAGGTCGGTCAGAACGGACAGAGCCGGGGCCTGCCCAAGGCCGTGTGCATGAACGGCACGGAGTCGGCCCAGCTGAGCACCAAATCGAGGGCGGAGCGCCGGGCCAGTGCCGCCTCCAACCCTGCCCGCAAGGCCTGCTCAGCCAGCAGCAAGATCCGCCGGCTGTCGGCCTGCAAGCAGCAGTGAGCACGGCTGCCCGCAG GGAGCTGCCCCTGGACCACCTTGCGGTGCTTGTCTGCCAGCATCAGAACCAGCTTGGAGGGAGGCCCGCAGGCAGAG tctccccgcTCCACAGTGGGCCTCAAGGATGCAGAGCGTTTGCTGGGCCAGGAGTGACCCCTCTTCTGCCCCTGTCTACAGCCTGTCTCCAGGAGCCCCAGCCAGGTGCCACGGCCTGGGTCCTCCTCCGTCTTCCTGCCGAATGCTGGCCCACCACCCAGGAGGGCCACCACGCTCTCCATGCCGACCGCCTGGGGAAGCCGGGGGTCctggagggtggggctgggggacagCAGGGACTGGGGTCCGGCCCCCCTCGAGGCCCGTGGACATGA
- the STK11 gene encoding serine/threonine-protein kinase STK11 isoform X4 gives MDAADPQQLGIFTEGELMSVGMDTFIHRIDSTEVIYQPRRKRAKVIGKYLMGDLLGEGSYGKVKEVLDSETLCRRAVKILKKKKLRRIPNGEANVKKEIQLLRRLRHRNVIQLVDVLYNEEKQKMYMVMEYCVCGMQEMLDSVPERRFPVCQAHGYFCQLVDGLEYLHSQGIVHKDIKPGNLLLTTGGTLKISDLGVAEALHPFAEDDTCRTSQGSPAFQPPEIANGLDTFSGFKVDIWSAGVTLYNITTGLYPFEGDNIYKLFENIGKGDYTIPGDCGPPLSDLLRGMLEYEPARRFSIQQIRQHSWFRKKHPPAEEPVPIPPSADCKDRWRGMTVVPYLEDLHGCADDADDDLFDIEDDIIYTQDFTVPGPGGGGRSERTEPGPAQGRVHERHGVGPAEHQIEGGAPGQCRLQPCPQGLLSQQQDPPAVGLQAAVSTAARRELPLDHLAVLVCQHQNQLGGRPAGRACLQEPQPGATAWVLLRLPAECWPTTQEGHHALHADRLGKPGVLEGGAGGQQGLGSGPPRGPWT, from the exons ATGGATGCGGCGGACCCGCAGCAGCTGGGCATATTTACGGAGGGCGAGCTGATGTCCGTGGGCATGGACACGTTCATCCACCGCATCGACTCCACCGAGGTCATCTACCAGCCCCGCCGCAAGCGGGCCAAGGTCATCGGCAAGTACCTGATGGGGGACCTGCTCGGGGAGGGGTCGTACGGCAAGGTGAAGGAGGTGCTGGACTCGGAGACGCTGTGCAGGAGGGCCGTCAAGATCCTTAAGAAGAAGAAGTTGCGGAGGATCCCCAATGGGGAGGCCAACGTGAAGAA ggagaTCCAGCTCCTGAGGAGGCTGCGGCACCGGAACGTCATCCAGCTGGTGGACGTGCTGTACAACGAGGAGAAGCAGAAGAT GTATATGGTGATGGAGTACTGCGTGTGCGGCATGCAGGAGATGCTGGACAGCGTGCCTGAGAGGCGGTTCCCCGTGTGCCAGGCCCACGG GTACTTCTGCCAGCTGGTGGACGGCCTGGAGTACCTGCACAGCCAGGGCATCGTGCACAAGGACATCAAGCCGGGCAATCTGCTGCTCACCACCGGCGGCACGCTCAAGATCTCCGACCTGGGCGTGGCCGAG GCCCTGCACCCATTTGCCGAGGACGACACCTGTCGGACGAGCCAGGGCTCCCCTGCGTTCCAGCCGCCCGAGATCGCCAACGGCCTGGACACCTTCTCTGGCTTCAAGGTGGACATCTGGTCAGCAGGGGTCACGCT CTACAACATCACAACGGGCCTGTACCCGTTTGAGGGGGACAACATCTACAAGCTGTTTGAGAACATTGGGAAGGGGGACTACACGATCCCGGGCGACTGCGGCCCCCCGCTCTCGGACCTGCTGAGAG GGATGCTGGAGTACGAGCCGGCCAGGAGGTTCTCCATACAGCAGATCCGGCAGCACAG CTGGTTCCGGAAGAAGCACCCGCCGGCCGAGGAGCCGGTGCCTATCCCGCCGAGCGCGGACTGCAAGGACCGGTGGCGCGGCATGACGGTGGTGCCCTACCTGGAGGACCTGCACGGCTGCGCCGACGACGCGGATGACGACCTCTTCGACATCGAGGACGACATCATCTACACTCAGGACTTCACGGTGCCCG GTCCCGGAGGAGGAGGTCGGTCAGAACGGACAGAGCCGGGGCCTGCCCAAGGCCGTGTGCATGAACGGCACGGAGTCGGCCCAGCTGAGCACCAAATCGAGGGCGGAGCGCCGGGCCAGTGCCGCCTCCAACCCTGCCCGCAAGGCCTGCTCAGCCAGCAGCAAGATCCGCCGGCTGTCGGCCTGCAAGCAGCAGTGAGCACGGCTGCCCGCAG GGAGCTGCCCCTGGACCACCTTGCGGTGCTTGTCTGCCAGCATCAGAACCAGCTTGGAGGGAGGCCCGCAGGCAGAG CCTGTCTCCAGGAGCCCCAGCCAGGTGCCACGGCCTGGGTCCTCCTCCGTCTTCCTGCCGAATGCTGGCCCACCACCCAGGAGGGCCACCACGCTCTCCATGCCGACCGCCTGGGGAAGCCGGGGGTCctggagggtggggctgggggacagCAGGGACTGGGGTCCGGCCCCCCTCGAGGCCCGTGGACATGA
- the STK11 gene encoding serine/threonine-protein kinase STK11 isoform X3: MDAADPQQLGIFTEGELMSVGMDTFIHRIDSTEVIYQPRRKRAKVIGKYLMGDLLGEGSYGKVKEVLDSETLCRRAVKILKKKKLRRIPNGEANVKKEIQLLRRLRHRNVIQLVDVLYNEEKQKMYMVMEYCVCGMQEMLDSVPERRFPVCQAHGYFCQLVDGLEYLHSQGIVHKDIKPGNLLLTTGGTLKISDLGVAEALHPFAEDDTCRTSQGSPAFQPPEIANGLDTFSGFKVDIWSAGVTLYNITTGLYPFEGDNIYKLFENIGKGDYTIPGDCGPPLSDLLRGMLEYEPARRFSIQQIRQHSWFRKKHPPAEEPVPIPPSADCKDRWRGMTVVPYLEDLHGCADDADDDLFDIEDDIIYTQDFTVPGPGGGGRSERTEPGPAQGRVHERHGVGPAEHQIEGGAPGQCRLQPCPQGLLSQQQDPPAVGLQAAVSTAARSLPAPQWASRMQSVCWARSDPSSAPVYSLSPGAPARCHGLGPPPSSCRMLAHHPGGPPRSPCRPPGEAGGPGGWGWGTAGTGVRPPSRPVDMTPC, encoded by the exons ATGGATGCGGCGGACCCGCAGCAGCTGGGCATATTTACGGAGGGCGAGCTGATGTCCGTGGGCATGGACACGTTCATCCACCGCATCGACTCCACCGAGGTCATCTACCAGCCCCGCCGCAAGCGGGCCAAGGTCATCGGCAAGTACCTGATGGGGGACCTGCTCGGGGAGGGGTCGTACGGCAAGGTGAAGGAGGTGCTGGACTCGGAGACGCTGTGCAGGAGGGCCGTCAAGATCCTTAAGAAGAAGAAGTTGCGGAGGATCCCCAATGGGGAGGCCAACGTGAAGAA ggagaTCCAGCTCCTGAGGAGGCTGCGGCACCGGAACGTCATCCAGCTGGTGGACGTGCTGTACAACGAGGAGAAGCAGAAGAT GTATATGGTGATGGAGTACTGCGTGTGCGGCATGCAGGAGATGCTGGACAGCGTGCCTGAGAGGCGGTTCCCCGTGTGCCAGGCCCACGG GTACTTCTGCCAGCTGGTGGACGGCCTGGAGTACCTGCACAGCCAGGGCATCGTGCACAAGGACATCAAGCCGGGCAATCTGCTGCTCACCACCGGCGGCACGCTCAAGATCTCCGACCTGGGCGTGGCCGAG GCCCTGCACCCATTTGCCGAGGACGACACCTGTCGGACGAGCCAGGGCTCCCCTGCGTTCCAGCCGCCCGAGATCGCCAACGGCCTGGACACCTTCTCTGGCTTCAAGGTGGACATCTGGTCAGCAGGGGTCACGCT CTACAACATCACAACGGGCCTGTACCCGTTTGAGGGGGACAACATCTACAAGCTGTTTGAGAACATTGGGAAGGGGGACTACACGATCCCGGGCGACTGCGGCCCCCCGCTCTCGGACCTGCTGAGAG GGATGCTGGAGTACGAGCCGGCCAGGAGGTTCTCCATACAGCAGATCCGGCAGCACAG CTGGTTCCGGAAGAAGCACCCGCCGGCCGAGGAGCCGGTGCCTATCCCGCCGAGCGCGGACTGCAAGGACCGGTGGCGCGGCATGACGGTGGTGCCCTACCTGGAGGACCTGCACGGCTGCGCCGACGACGCGGATGACGACCTCTTCGACATCGAGGACGACATCATCTACACTCAGGACTTCACGGTGCCCG GTCCCGGAGGAGGAGGTCGGTCAGAACGGACAGAGCCGGGGCCTGCCCAAGGCCGTGTGCATGAACGGCACGGAGTCGGCCCAGCTGAGCACCAAATCGAGGGCGGAGCGCCGGGCCAGTGCCGCCTCCAACCCTGCCCGCAAGGCCTGCTCAGCCAGCAGCAAGATCCGCCGGCTGTCGGCCTGCAAGCAGCAGTGAGCACGGCTGCCCGCAG tctccccgcTCCACAGTGGGCCTCAAGGATGCAGAGCGTTTGCTGGGCCAGGAGTGACCCCTCTTCTGCCCCTGTCTACAGCCTGTCTCCAGGAGCCCCAGCCAGGTGCCACGGCCTGGGTCCTCCTCCGTCTTCCTGCCGAATGCTGGCCCACCACCCAGGAGGGCCACCACGCTCTCCATGCCGACCGCCTGGGGAAGCCGGGGGTCctggagggtggggctgggggacagCAGGGACTGGGGTCCGGCCCCCCTCGAGGCCCGTGGACATGACCCCCTGTTGA
- the STK11 gene encoding serine/threonine-protein kinase STK11 isoform X5, translating to MDAADPQQLGIFTEGELMSVGMDTFIHRIDSTEVIYQPRRKRAKVIGKYLMGDLLGEGSYGKVKEVLDSETLCRRAVKILKKKKLRRIPNGEANVKKEIQLLRRLRHRNVIQLVDVLYNEEKQKMYMVMEYCVCGMQEMLDSVPERRFPVCQAHGYFCQLVDGLEYLHSQGIVHKDIKPGNLLLTTGGTLKISDLGVAEALHPFAEDDTCRTSQGSPAFQPPEIANGLDTFSGFKVDIWSAGVTLYNITTGLYPFEGDNIYKLFENIGKGDYTIPGDCGPPLSDLLRGMLEYEPARRFSIQQIRQHSWFRKKHPPAEEPVPIPPSADCKDRWRGMTVVPYLEDLHGCADDADDDLFDIEDDIIYTQDFTVPGPGGGGRSERTEPGPAQGRVHERHGVGPAEHQIEGGAPGQCRLQPCPQGLLSQQQDPPAVGLQAAVSTAARSLSPGAPARCHGLGPPPSSCRMLAHHPGGPPRSPCRPPGEAGGPGGWGWGTAGTGVRPPSRPVDMTPC from the exons ATGGATGCGGCGGACCCGCAGCAGCTGGGCATATTTACGGAGGGCGAGCTGATGTCCGTGGGCATGGACACGTTCATCCACCGCATCGACTCCACCGAGGTCATCTACCAGCCCCGCCGCAAGCGGGCCAAGGTCATCGGCAAGTACCTGATGGGGGACCTGCTCGGGGAGGGGTCGTACGGCAAGGTGAAGGAGGTGCTGGACTCGGAGACGCTGTGCAGGAGGGCCGTCAAGATCCTTAAGAAGAAGAAGTTGCGGAGGATCCCCAATGGGGAGGCCAACGTGAAGAA ggagaTCCAGCTCCTGAGGAGGCTGCGGCACCGGAACGTCATCCAGCTGGTGGACGTGCTGTACAACGAGGAGAAGCAGAAGAT GTATATGGTGATGGAGTACTGCGTGTGCGGCATGCAGGAGATGCTGGACAGCGTGCCTGAGAGGCGGTTCCCCGTGTGCCAGGCCCACGG GTACTTCTGCCAGCTGGTGGACGGCCTGGAGTACCTGCACAGCCAGGGCATCGTGCACAAGGACATCAAGCCGGGCAATCTGCTGCTCACCACCGGCGGCACGCTCAAGATCTCCGACCTGGGCGTGGCCGAG GCCCTGCACCCATTTGCCGAGGACGACACCTGTCGGACGAGCCAGGGCTCCCCTGCGTTCCAGCCGCCCGAGATCGCCAACGGCCTGGACACCTTCTCTGGCTTCAAGGTGGACATCTGGTCAGCAGGGGTCACGCT CTACAACATCACAACGGGCCTGTACCCGTTTGAGGGGGACAACATCTACAAGCTGTTTGAGAACATTGGGAAGGGGGACTACACGATCCCGGGCGACTGCGGCCCCCCGCTCTCGGACCTGCTGAGAG GGATGCTGGAGTACGAGCCGGCCAGGAGGTTCTCCATACAGCAGATCCGGCAGCACAG CTGGTTCCGGAAGAAGCACCCGCCGGCCGAGGAGCCGGTGCCTATCCCGCCGAGCGCGGACTGCAAGGACCGGTGGCGCGGCATGACGGTGGTGCCCTACCTGGAGGACCTGCACGGCTGCGCCGACGACGCGGATGACGACCTCTTCGACATCGAGGACGACATCATCTACACTCAGGACTTCACGGTGCCCG GTCCCGGAGGAGGAGGTCGGTCAGAACGGACAGAGCCGGGGCCTGCCCAAGGCCGTGTGCATGAACGGCACGGAGTCGGCCCAGCTGAGCACCAAATCGAGGGCGGAGCGCCGGGCCAGTGCCGCCTCCAACCCTGCCCGCAAGGCCTGCTCAGCCAGCAGCAAGATCCGCCGGCTGTCGGCCTGCAAGCAGCAGTGAGCACGGCTGCCCGCAG CCTGTCTCCAGGAGCCCCAGCCAGGTGCCACGGCCTGGGTCCTCCTCCGTCTTCCTGCCGAATGCTGGCCCACCACCCAGGAGGGCCACCACGCTCTCCATGCCGACCGCCTGGGGAAGCCGGGGGTCctggagggtggggctgggggacagCAGGGACTGGGGTCCGGCCCCCCTCGAGGCCCGTGGACATGACCCCCTGTTGA
- the STK11 gene encoding serine/threonine-protein kinase STK11 isoform X7, whose protein sequence is MDAADPQQLGIFTEGELMSVGMDTFIHRIDSTEVIYQPRRKRAKVIGKYLMGDLLGEGSYGKVKEVLDSETLCRRAVKILKKKKLRRIPNGEANVKKEIQLLRRLRHRNVIQLVDVLYNEEKQKMYMVMEYCVCGMQEMLDSVPERRFPVCQAHGYFCQLVDGLEYLHSQGIVHKDIKPGNLLLTTGGTLKISDLGVAEALHPFAEDDTCRTSQGSPAFQPPEIANGLDTFSGFKVDIWSAGVTLYNITTGLYPFEGDNIYKLFENIGKGDYTIPGDCGPPLSDLLRGMLEYEPARRFSIQQIRQHSWFRKKHPPAEEPVPIPPSADCKDRWRGMTVVPYLEDLHGCADDADDDLFDIEDDIIYTQDFTVPGQVPEEEVGQNGQSRGLPKAVCMNGTESAQLSTKSRAERRASAASNPARKACSASSKIRRLSACKQQ, encoded by the exons ATGGATGCGGCGGACCCGCAGCAGCTGGGCATATTTACGGAGGGCGAGCTGATGTCCGTGGGCATGGACACGTTCATCCACCGCATCGACTCCACCGAGGTCATCTACCAGCCCCGCCGCAAGCGGGCCAAGGTCATCGGCAAGTACCTGATGGGGGACCTGCTCGGGGAGGGGTCGTACGGCAAGGTGAAGGAGGTGCTGGACTCGGAGACGCTGTGCAGGAGGGCCGTCAAGATCCTTAAGAAGAAGAAGTTGCGGAGGATCCCCAATGGGGAGGCCAACGTGAAGAA ggagaTCCAGCTCCTGAGGAGGCTGCGGCACCGGAACGTCATCCAGCTGGTGGACGTGCTGTACAACGAGGAGAAGCAGAAGAT GTATATGGTGATGGAGTACTGCGTGTGCGGCATGCAGGAGATGCTGGACAGCGTGCCTGAGAGGCGGTTCCCCGTGTGCCAGGCCCACGG GTACTTCTGCCAGCTGGTGGACGGCCTGGAGTACCTGCACAGCCAGGGCATCGTGCACAAGGACATCAAGCCGGGCAATCTGCTGCTCACCACCGGCGGCACGCTCAAGATCTCCGACCTGGGCGTGGCCGAG GCCCTGCACCCATTTGCCGAGGACGACACCTGTCGGACGAGCCAGGGCTCCCCTGCGTTCCAGCCGCCCGAGATCGCCAACGGCCTGGACACCTTCTCTGGCTTCAAGGTGGACATCTGGTCAGCAGGGGTCACGCT CTACAACATCACAACGGGCCTGTACCCGTTTGAGGGGGACAACATCTACAAGCTGTTTGAGAACATTGGGAAGGGGGACTACACGATCCCGGGCGACTGCGGCCCCCCGCTCTCGGACCTGCTGAGAG GGATGCTGGAGTACGAGCCGGCCAGGAGGTTCTCCATACAGCAGATCCGGCAGCACAG CTGGTTCCGGAAGAAGCACCCGCCGGCCGAGGAGCCGGTGCCTATCCCGCCGAGCGCGGACTGCAAGGACCGGTGGCGCGGCATGACGGTGGTGCCCTACCTGGAGGACCTGCACGGCTGCGCCGACGACGCGGATGACGACCTCTTCGACATCGAGGACGACATCATCTACACTCAGGACTTCACGGTGCCCG GACAGGTCCCGGAGGAGGAGGTCGGTCAGAACGGACAGAGCCGGGGCCTGCCCAAGGCCGTGTGCATGAACGGCACGGAGTCGGCCCAGCTGAGCACCAAATCGAGGGCGGAGCGCCGGGCCAGTGCCGCCTCCAACCCTGCCCGCAAGGCCTGCTCAGCCAGCAGCAAGATCCGCCGGCTGTCGGCCTGCAAGCAGCAGTGA